GCTGCAACCCGCCGCACTAGACCGGCTTCCCAAGGCGGATATCACCTTCCGCGATCGCATGGCGATCCAAATTGGCGGGGAACGGTTCGAATTTTTCCATGCGCCCGGCGAGACCGAGGAGCAGATCTGGATGGCCATGCCGGGGCGTCGCGCGATCTTCACCGCCGACTATTATCAGGGCTTTCTGCCCAATGCCGGCAATGGAAAGCGCATATTGCGCCATGTTGACGAATGGGCGGCGGCGCTGCGCATGATGGCGGGGGTGAAGCCGGCGATCCTGATGCCGATGCATGGTGCATTGCTGACCGATGAGGCCGAGATCGACCGACGGCTGACGGTGTTGGCAGAGGCGTTTGAATATCTGTCTGATGAAACCGTGCGCCGACTGAACGCAGGTGAACGGCGCGATGCAATTGCAGCTACGATTGCTTGGCCCGAACGTTTTGCCAAGGAACCCAGCTTGGATCCGCAATATAATCGCCCCGAAGATATTTCCCGGATGGTGGCGATGCGTTGGACCGGCTGGTGGGACGGCTTGCCCGCACATTTTGCAGCCTTGCCGTTCGAAGCTGAGGCAAAAGAAGCGGTGCGACTTGCCGGCGGTGTTGAAGCGATCGACCAGCGCGCACGGGCGTTATTGCAAAGCGATCCCAAACTGGCGGCCCGGCTGGCTGACTGGGCCTATTATGGCGCACCCGATGATCCGCGCGCGCTGCGTCTGACGGTCGATGTCTATATGGCGCGGCTTGCAGAGGCCGATATGCCGGTTCAGGAAGGCACGGTCTATTTTGACCATGCGGCGAAAGCGCGCGCGCAACTGGAGATATTGGCCAAAAGCCCCGCTGCCATTCCCTAAGGCCGCAGACGATCCAGCCCCGAAAGGTCCAGTGTGCGCATCACGGCAAGGGTGGCGATCCATTGGCCGGGCAAGTGGGCCGTGTCGCGATCATGGCGGGTGATCGCCTGCACATTGCGGCGAAATTCTTCGATCAGTTCGCCCAGCGCGGCAATACCTTTTGGCGACAGTTTGACCATTTCTGACGCATAGACGGTTTCGGGCGCCGAATAGTCAATTGTAGTAAACTGCACCTTCATCCGCGCTTCGAACAAGGCGCGCATCGGGGCCTTGCGCCAGATAACTGTGCGATCAACGCGTGCGCGCACCCTTCCGCCTGGCAGACGGTCGATCAGAGCCAAGCGTTCCAGCCGGATCAGCGCTGCTTCCACCATGCGTGGTGGTAGCAGGAAATCGGTGGCGGTCTCTTCGGGCGGGCTGCCAGACAGGATCGTGAAGAACATGAGCGCCAGAAATTCGTCCGATAGCAATGCCTGCTCTTGTGCCAGCGTCAGTTCCTGCGCGAGGCCATCGCCCGGCCGCTCGC
This portion of the Sphingobium sp. genome encodes:
- a CDS encoding MBL fold metallo-hydrolase — translated: MRSLVLCLALLIGAPLLADGFPPSSDDLLAQQGRPILAREYPEIMKHMARQDGFGGPSSPKIARAMLSDAPELVAEAKAKMTVEAVGEGMWLIRFPYVNVALVETRSGLVLFDTGYAAIGPVLAEVIPTLSAKPLTHIVISHVHVDHAYGWPALKAKWPKAKTIASDLYPAMAAKEVRLGGSIGRLNNQSLSLQPAALDRLPKADITFRDRMAIQIGGERFEFFHAPGETEEQIWMAMPGRRAIFTADYYQGFLPNAGNGKRILRHVDEWAAALRMMAGVKPAILMPMHGALLTDEAEIDRRLTVLAEAFEYLSDETVRRLNAGERRDAIAATIAWPERFAKEPSLDPQYNRPEDISRMVAMRWTGWWDGLPAHFAALPFEAEAKEAVRLAGGVEAIDQRARALLQSDPKLAARLADWAYYGAPDDPRALRLTVDVYMARLAEADMPVQEGTVYFDHAAKARAQLEILAKSPAAIP
- a CDS encoding helix-turn-helix transcriptional regulator, translated to MKRSDTDAQRLIATLRRHLKSQGITSARIARELSISEPTAKRWLAGKALTLDRLERLAHLCGHTLSDLARESERPGDGLAQELTLAQEQALLSDEFLALMFFTILSGSPPEETATDFLLPPRMVEAALIRLERLALIDRLPGGRVRARVDRTVIWRKAPMRALFEARMKVQFTTIDYSAPETVYASEMVKLSPKGIAALGELIEEFRRNVQAITRHDRDTAHLPGQWIATLAVMRTLDLSGLDRLRP